The genomic stretch TCTTGCTTATCAAGTTGAACAGTACTTCCCGATGACGCCTTCACCTGTGTTCGGCGGACGCTTACGGATCTTCTATGCAACACGTCGGTCGCTTTTCTGTAGAGTTCGGACTCCAGAGGCACGAGGATCAGCAGCAGGAAGCTCTGTCAGAAGTTGTCTAGCATGACGGCACAAGTACCAGATCACCTTTGTCACGAGAATCAGGAGTACCGGATATGCGCCCGCAGCGGGGATAGCCCGCTCTTCGACCCGTTGATTTACGGCCTGAACCCTGCGGCACCCTCGACAGCAAGCTACCGGGGTTGGCAAGCCATGTTTGCCGTCATCGAGTCGCTAGTGTTGGCTGACCTGCTCGTATTTCATGACGCGGGGCACCCGATCAAGAATCAACGACCCAACGGGCCGAGCATCGGAGGCGTCATGCCGACGGCGCCTGATTCCTGGGTTGGTTTTAATTGCGTCTATTCCGGCCTCAGCATCCCTATCGAGTTTACCGGCGGGCTAGTGGTTAGCCGAGATTTGGTCAGGGGACTGGCCAGCAACTCGTTGTCTCGACCGTTTTGGGCGTTCGAGCAGGTGAAGGAACTCTTGTTTGAGCACGGGGTACTAGTGGCTGCCCAAGACCTATCTCACGTTGCAGCAACCGTACGCAAGGAGCACCTCGTCCAAGGCATTCTAGGTCGCGCCGCGTTCACCGAGGATGAGGCAACGAGAGCGCAGATCGAGGGCGAATTCTCGGCCCACTACGACTACCTGCTCTGAGCATTGCGAGCGCGCCCGCCCATGCGGCTCGTCGCTCGCGAGCGGCCAACAATAGGATGATGAGTTCAGAAGCTATCGACATGAAGGTCGCAGTTGCGATGCGTCCCTCCAAGGGCTGGGGGGTACCGGTGCCGCGATTGCCTATCGTCGTGTCCCTGCAATCGGATGAGGGAATCGAGTTGCAGGGGGAGCCCGTGGTGAACGGTGGTTTGCTGGTGTCACGGGATGACCGGTCACTTGTGTTCGGGGGGGCGGCGTGCATTACTCGCTTCCCCGGTCATCCTATTCCGATCTCCGCTACGTCTCCCTGGCATACCGTGGTTGACGTTCTATCCGACGCCGAAGACGAAGATCCGCCTCCGGGGAAGTACGAGCTCAGCGTGAGCGTGTCCTTCTTTCGCACAAACGGGGAAGGACGGATCATTTCTCAGTGTCTGATGCACAAGATGGTTGTGGAACTAGACAGCAATGGTTGGCATGTCGTTCGAGATGAGATGTCGACACCCACACGCTAGTCGCCTGTCATCCTGATCGGAAGTCGCTCCGTGTGCCGCGAACGGGGCACATCCCGCCCCGCAGGGTTATCCCGTAGAACCTCCGCACTCCAGGCGGCACAGTTCGCAGCCGGCGTTGCGACTTCAGAAACAAAGGCACACAAATAGACGACTTGTCCTTGACGGTGACCGTCTCATTTGTTTCGTTTGGAAGCAAGTCCGCCTTTTGCCGGCATTTCGACTGCCATTTTTGTGATTTTGTGAAAGTAAATGTTCGATTTTTGCGGAACTCGCACGAACTGAAAGTCAGCTGAATTCGGCTTGTACGAAGGCCTCGGTGGGCTGTCCTACAGAGACAAAAAGGCCGCTCAGCCCATCGATCCTCGCCCGCGGCTCGCATCGGTTTTGTCCCGCCGTGGCATGCCCTTTGCTCAAAGACCCTCCAACTTGAAGGGAGTGGTCATGTCACTGGGCCTGTCGAATGTCGGCCATCGCGCCGGCCCCCTGTCGCGGCGTCGCGATCGGGCGGTTGCCGGTGGCGCTTGGTACAGCCGCCAGGAAGCCATCATGGGCACGCCCGTGCGGGTCGAGCTGTGGAGCGAGACCCGGGCCGCAGCCGAAGCGGCGATGGCGGCCGTGATGGCCGAGATGCACCGCATCGACCGCGCCATGAGCCCGCACAAGGCCGACTCCGAGCTGTCGCGCCTCAACCGCGACGCGGCGAACGGACCAGTGCCCGTCAGCGATGAGCTGTACGAACTGATCGCGCGCTCGATGGCCTTCTCCGAACTCTCCGGCGGCGCCTTCGACATCACCTACGCGGCCGTGGGCCACCTGTACGACTACCGACGCCGGGTCAGGCCCACCGAGGAAGCCGTCGAGCAGGCGCGCGCCGCCGTCGGCTATCGCCATCTCCTCCTCGACCCTCACAGCCGCAGCGTGCGTTTCGCGCGTGCCGGCGTGCGCATCGATCTCGGCGGTTTTGCGAAGGGCCATGCGGTCGACAAAAGCATCGCCATCCTCAAGGCCGCCGGTATCCGCCATGCCATGGTCTCCGCCGGCGGCGATAGCCACGTGTTGGGCGATCGCCGCGGGCGGCCTTGGACGATCGCGGTGCGCGATCCCCGGCGGCCCGGCGAGGTGGTGGCGGTGCTGCCGCTGGAGGACGTCTCCATCTCGACCTCGGGCGACTACGAGCGCTTTTTCGAGCACGGCCAGGTGCGCTTCCACCATCTCATCGACCCACGCACCGGCAGGTCGCCCAGCAGCGTGCGCAGCGTCACCATCCTCGCGCCCGACGGGCTCACCAGCGAAGGCCTGTCGAAGAGCGTGTTCATGCTCGGGGTCGAGCAGGGGCTGCAGCTGGTCGAGTCCATGCCCGGCGTGGATGCCGTGGTGGTCGATGCCGACGGCGTGCTGCACAGCTCGTCGGGTTTGCTGCCAGGAGGCGGCACCCCCCAACCGTGATGCATGTGTTCCCGCATCGAAACCAAGCAATAAGAAAGTCTTCAGGAGAGGCACGATGGACACGACGCAATCGAGAACAAAAAGAAGAGGCGGGCTCGCTTTCGCTTCCGCGGCCGCGGCCGCGGCACTGAGCCTGTGGCTGGCCGCCTGCGGCAGCGGCGGCGACAGTGGCGCCGACTCGGGCACCGTGGAGGGCGACGTCGCGATCGCCTATGTGATGCGGCCCAGCACGGTCAACATGAACCCCACCAACGGCGCGCCGAGCGCGGCCGGCGGTGACTTGTTCATCCGCGAGAAATCGTCCCCCAGCGCGCCCGAGCACAACCTCACGCGGCGCTTCACGCAAGGGGTCGGCGACGCGTCGGACCCGGAGGTCTCCTACGACGGCAAGAAGATCGTGTTCGCGATGCGCTGCCCGGCCGCGAACACCGCCACCGTCGACGGCCGTCCCGCCTGCACCGGCCGCTGGAACATCTGGGAATACGACATGAGCAGCGGCGGGCTCACCAACGGCAGCTTCCGGCGCCTGACCAGCTCCATCGAAGACGACGACGTCGACCCCGCCTACCTGCCAGCCGGGCGCGGCTTCGTGTTCTCGTCCAACCGCCAGGCCAAGTCGAAGGTCAACCAGGCCCTGGGCCGCAGCTACTACGCGCTCGACGAATACGAGCGCGAGCGGGTGTTCAACCTGCACACGATGGACACCAAGGGCGGCAACGTCCAACAGATCTCCTTCAACCAGAGCCACGACCGCAACCCGGTGGTGCGCCCCAACGGCGACATCATGTTCTCGCGCTGGGAACACCTGGGCGACCGCAACCGCTTCGCGATCTTCCGCACCAAGCCCGACGGCACCGACATGTTCGTGCTGTACGGCGCCCACAGCCCGGGCAACAGCTTCCTGCACCCGCGCGACATGGCGCCCACCGGCCGCTACGCCGGCTTCGTCTCGTCGTCGTTGATGCCGCTGTCGGGCACTGACGAAGGCGGCGCGCTGATGTTCATCGACATCAAGAACTACTCCGAGCAGAACACGCCGGCCAACCGCACCGTGCCGACCGCGGGCGGGCAGCGCGAGCTGACCGAACGCAGCCTGAACATGGACGAAGGCCTGTCGCTCTACGGGCGGGTCAGCGCGCCGTATCCGCTGTGGGACGGCACCGACCGCGTGCTGGTGGCCTACCGTCCTTGCGAGGTCATGCGCGAGGGCAAGGTGGTGCCCTGCGCCACGCTGACGCCCGCCGAGGCCGAACGCCTGGGCAACCGCGACCGTTCCGAGGCCGAGGAGGCGGCCGACACGGTGCAGGACAACGTGCCGCCGAACTACGCCATCTACATGTTCAACCCGGCCAAGCAGACCTGGCTGCCGGTGGCGTCGCCTCCGCAGGGCTTCATGTACACCGACCCGGTCGCGCTGCAACCCCGGCCCGAGCCCAACGCCACCCCGCCGACCAACGTCGACCCCGCGCTGGCCGCCGACAACATGGCCCTGATCGAGGTGCGCAGTGTCTATGACACCGACGGCCTCCAACGGATGGGCGAGCAGATGCTGACCGCGGCGGACCTTCCGACCGGCTGCACACAAGGCATCGCGCTGACCAACCCCACCGAGCCCAACGACACCCGGGCACAGGTGCCCGACCTGCTGCGCATCAAAGACCCGGCGCAACCGGCTTATCACTGTGCCCCGGCGCGCTTCGTGCGGGCCACCCGTGCCGTGC from Caldimonas brevitalea encodes the following:
- a CDS encoding FAD:protein FMN transferase — encoded protein: MSLGLSNVGHRAGPLSRRRDRAVAGGAWYSRQEAIMGTPVRVELWSETRAAAEAAMAAVMAEMHRIDRAMSPHKADSELSRLNRDAANGPVPVSDELYELIARSMAFSELSGGAFDITYAAVGHLYDYRRRVRPTEEAVEQARAAVGYRHLLLDPHSRSVRFARAGVRIDLGGFAKGHAVDKSIAILKAAGIRHAMVSAGGDSHVLGDRRGRPWTIAVRDPRRPGEVVAVLPLEDVSISTSGDYERFFEHGQVRFHHLIDPRTGRSPSSVRSVTILAPDGLTSEGLSKSVFMLGVEQGLQLVESMPGVDAVVVDADGVLHSSSGLLPGGGTPQP